TTCTGCTTGTACATCTGCTTCTTTGGAACCTTCTTATGTTTTACATGCTTTAGGTGCTGATGACACCTTGGCTCACTCCTCTATCAGATTTGGTATCGGAAGATTTACtactgaagatgaaattgactACGTTATTGAAGCAATTAACCAAAGAGTTGACTTCTTGAGAAAGTTGTCTCCATTATGGGAAATGGTTCAAGAAGGTATAGATTTGAACACTATCGAGTGGAGTGGACATTGATTTACGTAACTAATTTGTGCTAAGTCCGGTACCGAAATGAAGAGAATCTTGATGGACGCTGCAGACTCTCTCCCAGTATATACATATATATAGGCTATCTTATGATCTCCCTTTGTGGTCAATAAATCATGACGGAAAATTCGATTTTGTGCGTATGCCCGGTTCCGGCGTCCAGTCACCAACTTTTCGCCGGTCGCTTTCTTCTCCAGTTTTCAGttaatttttcaaattatcACTACACGTCAAGTACCAATGTCTAAAGCAGAACTTAGTTTGGAAACCAAAACCATTACCTTATTGCCAGGTGATCATGTGGGGGAAGAGGTTGTTGCTGAAGCTGTGAAAGTTTTAAAAGCCATCGAGAGATCTACCCCTAAAAATATTCAGTTtaactttgaaaaacatTTGATTGGAGGCGCTGCCATTGATGCTACTGGAGTTCCATTACCTGATGAATCTTTAGAAGCTTCGAAGAGATCAGATGCTGTTTTGTTGGGTGCTGTTGGAGGTCCAAAATGGGGTACTGGGAAAGTGAGACCAGAACAAGGTCTTTTAGAGATCAGAAAGGAGTTAAACTTGTATGCTAACTTAAGACCATGTAACTTTGTCTCTGATAAGTTACTCGAGTTGTCACCATTGAAAGCTGAAGTGGTTAAAGGAACCAACTTTTGCGTGGTGAGAGAATTGGTGGGTGGTATTTACTTTGGTGAAAGACAGGAACAAGAAGACTCTGCGGATGGAACCTCTGCTTGGGACACCGAAAAATACACCGTTGCTGAAGTTACCAGAATCACCAGAATGGCTGCCTTCATGGCATTACAACATAACCCTCCTTTGCCAATTTGGTCTTTAGATAAAGCCAATGTTTTggcatcttcaagattatGGAGAAAAACTGTTGACGACGTGATTTCCAAGGAATTTCCTCAACTTACTCTCCAACATCAGCTTATTGACTCTGCTGCTATGATTTTAGTACAAAGTCCAAAAAAGCTCAATGGTATCATCATTACTTCTAATatgtttggtgatatcattaGTGATGAAGCTTCCGTGATTCCAGGGTCTTTAGGTCTTTTACCTTCTGCatctttggcttctttaCCAGATACCAACAAGGCTTTCGGATTATATGAACCATGTCATGGATCGGCTCCAGATTTGCCAGTTAACAAGGTCAATCCAGTGGCTACCATCTTGTCTGTTGCTATGATGTTGAGATTGTCTTTAGACTGCTTGGCTGAAGCTGAAGCTTTGGAGACTGCTGTTGGTAACGTAATCGATAGAGGTATTAGAACTGCAGACTTACGTGGACAAAGCACTACTCaggaagttggtgatgccATTGCTGAAGAAGTCGAGAAAATCTTAGGCTCTAGTGCCTAAATTCTGTGATCTAGTGGACACTATAAAATTAGCACTTTAAATATATATTTCATCTTTATATTACATTATAATACTCATTATTGTTAACAAACATGATTTTTCCCTGGAGACAAGTTTCGTGATTCATTAAACATCGGAGAAGTCGATGGTACCATTCAAAACATCACTCAAATATGCCATAGATCCAAAATTTCCAATATAAAGATGGTTATTCAAGGTCTGAGAAGTGTCCTCCCTTTTTAATGTCGGAGATTTGGAGTCTTGCAAAAGCTCAGTAATGATGGTGTTTTCACTTGAAAATGAGTTATTCATATTTCCGGTATCAACATTCACTACTGGTGCAGCAAGAGAGCTCAATACTTCAAATCTAGGGGATCTCGACACCGAGTTATTATCAACTGAATAATATTCCTCCTCTGAGTTTGTAGCATCAGTATCTGGCTGTGTTGTATTATTTCCAAATCTCAGATTGTTTGCTTTTGAACTGGAGAAATTCATATCGATCTCTTTGCCGAattcatccacaaattgAGATGAAGTTTGTGAGTCCTCTGCCTCCACTTGATTCTTGGAGCTTATTTTcgagttgaaaaatacGATTTGGGATCTGAAAGAATCCGCTGCACTCACATCTCTTATCTTATTGGCAAAGTTTGCATCCCTAGTGAAACTAGAGTTAATCGATGTGACTGACAAATCTTTGGAAGGCTTTGGGGGGTATTTCAATTTTGTAGATTTCTTTGTCTCTTCGATTTGGACCGGAATTGAGGAAAGGGAAGATTCTCTGGAAAATTGTACCCAGTTAGCCTCAAGAGGGTCGTCCACATAGTCATAATCAAAGCCATAAGCAAAAGTTCCTGCCATTCCAACAGTTTCCTCCAGAACATCTTTAATTGAGGCTGATACTGCATGTGCTGGACTCCCTTTTGAGttgattctttcttctgtttcaacGTTTTCTTtagcttcttcatcgaaTATAGActttgttggacttggaaattcgaagttggatttgacaTCCAATGAAGCATTATGTCTAGTCTTCTCCTTGTATGTTTCTGATGGAGTTTTGGGTGTTTCTGGTAACTCTGTGCTCAATTTAACAGGTTGCAGTTCAACTTGAGGGAGTCCATTGAGAGTATCATCAGAAGAAGTAAACAATTCTCTAAAGGGCTTTTGGTCATATGGAATTTCAGGTTGCTGTAAGTTGTTCTGGGCTTGTGACTCAACCTCCTTCTTGTTAGGTTTTCGGACCACAAACTGCTTACGAGGAGacttttgttcaactggCTGGATAATTCCTGGTACCACTTCTTCATATCTTTCCTGAGTTGGATATATATCTGCTTTGTTTTCAGGAAAGGGCTGCTCATAATCCCTGTTTTCTTGATGTTCATATTTGGCTTTTGAGGTATTATCGTTTTCAAAACGAGCTTGGTATACTGGTCTTGCAACCTGTTGAGCAAATTGTGGATGATCAACCGTTTGCGTAATGGGGCCAGTTATTGGTTGAACTGACGACTGAGCCTGTATAATGAGAGGTTGGGTATGATCAACATTGACCACATTgtttccttcttcaacttgatcgAATTGTTGCTGATCGTAATTAATCTGATCTCCATTCCCTTCCAATTGTGATACATCATAGTGATGAACCGTTGCAGAGTCGGTGTTATCATCATCGAGTGTCGCCACATTCTTGTTAAGTTGCAAATTCTGGATTTGCACCTGGGGCTCTCCTTCATTAGTTTTCTCTAATTTAGGTGTTGGCCTGAATAATTCCTTGTATTCCACTgtggcttcttcttgaagttgttctGCTTTGAACTTTCGGCCGAAAAGctttccaaagaaggaaCGTCTCCGTTTAGACTTTGCCTTTTGTTcattcttttcaaaattcCTAACCTTCCTTGTGGCATCAACTGTTACGGTTTCTATAGGTATATCAGTTTTTAATTTGGAGTCTCCAACAATATGAAATCCTGCAACTGGTCCAGGTATATTGCCTTGTTGGTTCATAGAACTTACTCTCGACTTCATCATCTCACGAACTTCAAATCGGTTAAGTCTTTGATAGCTGAATAAGTAGTATTCTAAGTCCAACTGCAAACTCTTAATCATCTGCTCCGTCACTAATGAAAATGAATTGAAATAACAATTCATGTACATCTTCAAGGTGTCCAATAATGTATTttgaaaatcttcttctggaacAATAGCGTCAAATTCCGGTCTTTTAGAACGGTTGAACCCAATCAATTGAACTCTTCCATCGTAAGTGTAAGAAGCAGTCAAAATAAGAAACAAGTGTTGATTCATCTCGAAATAGTGAGGAATCATTTCCTGTGGcatgttcaacaataaaATTATCTGGGACTTGGTGTTTTCGTTATCATAATTCGTGGCGGAATGGGCAGTCGAATAGAGATGTAAAGCTGACTTGTTGCTCCTGAATAAATGGAAAGGTTGATTCTTGTGAAGAACTTTGGCCTTATTTATCAACTCAATGACTTCATTTCCAGTCGTGAAGTTTCCGCTATTGCTATCACGCAAGATCTCGTAGTTTTTATTCATTTCTTGTTTGTTATC
The sequence above is drawn from the Yamadazyma tenuis chromosome 3, complete sequence genome and encodes:
- the LEU2 gene encoding 3-isopropylmalate dehydrogenase (COG:E; EggNog:ENOG503NUBD) — its product is MSKAELSLETKTITLLPGDHVGEEVVAEAVKVLKAIERSTPKNIQFNFEKHLIGGAAIDATGVPLPDESLEASKRSDAVLLGAVGGPKWGTGKVRPEQGLLEIRKELNLYANLRPCNFVSDKLLELSPLKAEVVKGTNFCVVRELVGGIYFGERQEQEDSADGTSAWDTEKYTVAEVTRITRMAAFMALQHNPPLPIWSLDKANVLASSRLWRKTVDDVISKEFPQLTLQHQLIDSAAMILVQSPKKLNGIIITSNMFGDIISDEASVIPGSLGLLPSASLASLPDTNKAFGLYEPCHGSAPDLPVNKVNPVATILSVAMMLRLSLDCLAEAEALETAVGNVIDRGIRTADLRGQSTTQEVGDAIAEEVEKILGSSA
- the BUD3 gene encoding budding protein (EggNog:ENOG503NWT0; COG:S) codes for the protein MSVYQRLASGDEQNLEQAEGISFKHYSTDEVEDSIIINPLAGRLELSKNSEFKSKSTEEWINIFPNAAYFSSYDDSLFGHIVTAVYENPVSDKICTVSLTKFGVTVYHDLILNQDSRFYPSIENLLPIHKESKVRKALAVTFLKNYNKLVNHPGEFEIEKRWDETNAGAMASRSSLLVDKRPNEFGLKLLQMGVIQNHTLKSLVLDTVYNNTNNDSKVIESNNRLVCLLGDQLDQLFDPLLEYSPETLETSYNVPNTSNYEKPKFIDNLKIATITDELLTVQTNFTMGLVGLLQNFIIPLRVHVLESKDAQGIVKINHIFPPTIDEVTRINCVLHDSLTRAKPFGYVEVIKVFGMILPYFYKPFIRHEANLKSFKSRFNKFYGRYEKQVFADPNINKSKFSKNYIDSVITGSLLELPKIKLILMRLYEEVSSEFSKLKNFEQEEFEEPSVLDYYYKSAVDIIDAFGGDESLAIEKDHERFNSQHRIFTPTGKLLTELATNWPPELQYGWLSRKVIGIFELKNVKPNNQNNHDDEVLIIFSDTIMFLRIVDDNYYINSNGNLNLRISDVLMHSLVNEKPLPKLSSFPRMEVSHWCSITDVIVTTYKSFSFSTSSEEDFLRFFSCTGRGFKGDNKQEMNKNYEILRDSNSGNFTTGNEVIELINKAKVLHKNQPFHLFRSNKSALHLYSTAHSATNYDNENTKSQIILLLNMPQEMIPHYFEMNQHLFLILTASYTYDGRVQLIGFNRSKRPEFDAIVPEEDFQNTLLDTLKMYMNCYFNSFSLVTEQMIKSLQLDLEYYLFSYQRLNRFEVREMMKSRVSSMNQQGNIPGPVAGFHIVGDSKLKTDIPIETVTVDATRKVRNFEKNEQKAKSKRRRSFFGKLFGRKFKAEQLQEEATVEYKELFRPTPKLEKTNEGEPQVQIQNLQLNKNVATLDDDNTDSATVHHYDVSQLEGNGDQINYDQQQFDQVEEGNNVVNVDHTQPLIIQAQSSVQPITGPITQTVDHPQFAQQVARPVYQARFENDNTSKAKYEHQENRDYEQPFPENKADIYPTQERYEEVVPGIIQPVEQKSPRKQFVVRKPNKKEVESQAQNNLQQPEIPYDQKPFRELFTSSDDTLNGLPQVESQPVKLSTELPETPKTPSETYKEKTRHNASLDVKSNFEFPSPTKSIFDEEAKENVETEERINSKGSPAHAVSASIKDVSEETVGMAGTFAYGFDYDYVDDPLEANWVQFSRESSLSSIPVQIEETKKSTKLKYPPKPSKDLSVTSINSSFTRDANFANKIRDVSAADSFRSQIVFFNSKISSKNQVEAEDSQTSSQFVDEFGKEIDMNFSSSKANNSRFGNNTTQPDTDATNSEEEYYSVDNNSVSRSPRFEVLSSLAAPVVNVDTGNMNNSFSSENTIITELLQDSKSPTLKREDTSQTLNNHLYIGNFGSMAYLSDVLNGTIDFSDV